A stretch of DNA from Triticum dicoccoides isolate Atlit2015 ecotype Zavitan chromosome 2A, WEW_v2.0, whole genome shotgun sequence:
GCTAGGCGACACGACGGCGGCACGGGGATGCCGTGCCGGTAAATATCCACGGTCTGCGGCCCGGTGAGGCTAGAGGGCCACAGACCGCCCGGCGCGGCGCCGCGTCGACCACCGCTGCCGacacgtccaccgccgccgccgccgcgtccaccGTCGCCAACCGCCCGGCGACTGCACCCTGCGTCTCCACTACCGCCTCCCCAGCCGAACCAACGCCGGCCGAAGCATCCGCGTCCACGAGGCATCGCGCCGGAGAGAGCCGCCGCGCCGGAGATCGATCGGAGAAAGCGGGATCGTGGACGGTCTCTAAGAGGAGATGCGGAGTCAGGGGCGGTTTATGTGAGGCTAGCGCGCGGGTCGGGGGCGGATTTATGGGAGGGAGAGACNNNNNNNNNNNNNNNNNNNNNNNNNNNNNNNNNNNNNNNNNNNNNNNNNNNNNNNNNNNNNNNNNNNNNNNNNNNNNNNNNNNNNNNNNNNNNNNNNNNNNNNNNNNNNNNNNNNNNNNNNNNNNNNNNNNNNNNNNNNNNNNNNNNNNNNNNNNNNNNNNNNNNNNNNNNNNNNNNNNNNNNNNNNNNNNNNNNNNNNNNNNNNNNNNNNNNNNNNNNNNNNNNNNNNNNNNNNNNNNNNNNNNNNNNNNNNNNNNNNNNNNNNCGAGGCGGAAGCGGGCGCCGCAGGCCGAGGCGGAAGCGGGGGCGGCCGAAGCGAGGCTGAAGCGGGCGCCGCAGGCCGAGGTGGAAGCGGGGGCAGGCCGCATTGCTGCATTCGGTAGCGGGGCCCGTAACcgcgccatgcatgcatgcatgcgcttgTCCGCGCGTAATTACCGGACGTGGGCGTGCGGGGGTGGGCGCGCTGGCGAGAAGACCCGGCTGAAAAAAACAAAAGCGTACACGTATACGTATACATTACGAGCGGGACGGCAGGCGggcggcctctttttttatttttacccaTCGTGCCCTCCGTTATGAAGGGATACGAGACAATTTTAGCCGTCCTTGTGTTGAAGGGGGTCTATCGAAGCGGAAGTATGATAAAATATCGTTTGACGGTGCGCCGTGGAATTCAAAGAGCATATGCTGAAACTGAATGCGCGTTTTCCTATCCATATGCTCAAGACATGCCTACTCCAGACCGCCTGAAAATTCAGAAGACGCGGGATTATCTACTATCTGCAGCTCAGAATTCCATTTCCACCAGCTGAAATACCAACCGGAGCGTCTGCATTCCACCTCTTAAGTGGGCAGTCAGCTGAGTGTGCGTGCCCAAATGGAAGCACACCCAGCGCACGAGAGGCATGAGCTGCCTCGTGTCGTGGTGGTAAGATGTGCGGCATGCACATATAGCATACAAACTCCAGGATTAATGATTAAAAATGCCACCGACTAGCTAAGCAAGCATATGACAAATATGCTCGGCAatccctttttttattagctataTAAGCAGCGGGCCAAAATTCTCAAACATATTTCAAGTACAGAAGATTGCTTGCACTCAATTTTTCAAACATATTATAAGTACAGAAGATTGCCTGTACTCAGTTTTTCAAACACATTTCAGGTAAACAAGATTGCTTGTATTCAGAGTATATTAGCTAGCCAAAGAGTGGTTATAAGAAATGGCAAATATAACACATCGTttgtatttatttttcttttcgagGGAAGATTGTCTGTACTGTAGCATTATAACATTTGTTGCTTCCTACCCATATGCTCAAGATGTGCCTACTCCCAACTGCCTGAAAATTGCAGCCAGATATGCCTACTTCAGACTGCATGAAAATTCAGAAAACGCAGAACTAGCTATCCGCAGTTCAGAATTCCGTTTCCATGAGCTCAAATACGAACCAGCACGCCATGGAATTCCAAGAGCATGCTTAAGCTGACTTCCTATCCATATGCTCAACATGTGCCTGCAAATTCAGAAAATGCAGAAATAGCTGTCTGCAGTTGAGGATTCGGTTTCCACTAGCTCAAATATGAACCGGATATAGCACAAGATATGCTTTCTATCCATATGCTCAAGATATGCCTACTCCAGACTGACAGAAAATTCAGAAAATGCAGAACTATCTATCTGCAGTTCAGAATCTCGTTTCCGTTCGCTCAAATACGAGCCGGAAATCGCACGGAAGAAGAGAAGCGCGCAACACAGAACTGATTACCATTTCTTGATTGACAGAGCGGTTTGAACAAGCAATGAAACTGTATACTGTACTGTATACTGCAGCTCAACTGAACTGAAGACAATGAAAACAGAGAAAAAAAATTATCACATGATGTTACCAAGGAACACCACCACCGCCATGAACCACACACACACTGGAGTAACACAATCTGACACAACACGAAGATTGCTCAGCCATCGTCGAGCAGCGAGCACTCACGCCTACACCGCGGTCTAAACCATTGTACTCGAGAGATATCGCGGCAGGCGAACACGCGGATGAATAACTGAAATGTATCCTCTCAGTGGAAGCTTGACGGCGCGGCCATCTTGGTCTCTTTCTCCTTGCCGCCGTCGTCGACGTTGGACACGGAGTAGTCCTCGTCCTTCACGGCCAGGAGCACCAGGACGGCGAGCAGCGGGTAGCTGACGGTGCACAGCCCCCAGTTGACGATCAGCTGCGACAGCAGAGACGTCTTGTGGGTGTCGACCTGCCATGCCACGGCTGCTCCTGCGCTCTGAACCCCCTTGTAGAACCCAACGTATCTGCAACAGAAGTTGAAATTTTATTCAGACAGCTACTTGATATACGTATTGACCAACACCAATTGCATACACTTTTGTTCAGAAGAGCAATTTTATTGACCAACGCCAACACCAAATGCATTATGCATGAGTATGCCCACCTTGTAGTACTTGAAAGGAATAGCAAATGCAGGAGGAAACAGCATGATAAGAATGACGCATGAGACTGTTCAGACTTAGAGAAAGTATTACCTACACACCAAGGCCTCTTCACACACACAGGAGCATTTCAGTTTGTTTTCAAGGACCAGCCTACAGAATTTATTCTAAAGAGAAGGAAGAGGTGTCTGGATAAGAACCTTATCCTATCCATCACAACCTATCAGGTATCCTTAAAATTTATTCTTTATGTTGTAACCACAATTCTAGCGATAACCGGCAGATTGGATAATAATTCTGTAGCTGGAGAGCATTAGGTTTCAGACAGCAAACAGGGGAGACTCTGGCATCTAAATCCACAAGGCATCCAAAGTCAAGGCATGTGGTTCATTTTAACTAGTACGGTCCATTTTAGTTCATTTTATAAGCAAGACCAGCCTATGGAGAGAAATGTTGTTGTAAAGAGAAAGAAAAGGTAGCTGGATAAGATATCCATCACAACTGATAAAGAATCAAATTTAATGTTGTAAGCACATTTCTATCAGCATCGGCAGATTTTGTGATGCATTAAACTGGGCAAGAATTTCTGAAGATGGATAACACTAGGTTTCAGTTTCAGACAGCAGCAAACAAGACTCTGACATCTAATTCCAAAAGGGGAAAAAGTGAGACTGAAATGTTGCTTCCCCtgtaatcagattttggaagagggCAGAGTTCAGAAGTCAAGGCATCCTTTTGCCTTAACTAGTATCTGCCGTCATGGTCATGGACTCATGGTACTCATGGTATTTTACACGAAAAAGATGACCCCCTTTCAACAGGGATGATGATTCAGATGCCATGTTTTCATGCATTTTAATATCAAATCTAGCCGTGTGAAGTCAGTGGACTCCCCCTCCAAAGTTTATGGAGTGTCTTATCTAGTAGTACTAGTGTACTTTGAAACTTTCCTAAAGCAGAGTCTGCTGCTACAAAACAGAGTGAGAACCATCAGAAGAAGAAGAGAGTGAGATCTTCTTCTTCTATCAAACAGTGGATTCTACAGCTAAATTCAGCACTACAAATTTAAAGAATCCTATTTATCCGTGTTAACACTAACTTAACAGTTAATCAATTCAAGTATAGTAATATATCTGAAACAAGGTTAAGATTAGTTGCCAATCCAAAATCAAAATCAGTGAGGAATTGAATTCATCAGACATGGACTACTGCTGTATAAATGGAGAGTATATATGGAGAGTACCTGCTGAGGATCTGTGAGTCGTTTGCGAGTGCGCCGATGATCCAGTAGATGAGGCTCTGGAAGATGGCGTCCATGAGGCCGTAGCTGAAGTAGAGCAGGAACGGGCCGGCGTAGCGGCGGCCCTCCTTGAAGTCGATCTTGTCGGGGAACTCGCCGTCGAGGTACCTGAGCTGGTTTGCGAGGCCGCCGGCCCAGATGGCGGTGCCGagcagggcgacggcggcgacgcccATGAGGCCCCGCTTCCTGCGGCTGGCGAAGCCGAAGTCGAGGAAGTATCCGATGCCGGCGGAGCCGATCATCTGCGCGCCCCAGTAGAAGACGTTGTTGAGGCCCTTGGTCCGGAGCGTGAAGAGGAGGCCATTGACGTTGTTGAACTGGTAGGTGTAGAAGAAGTTGCTGGCCCATGCGGCCGGCAGGATGAGCAGCATCTTCCAGTTGGTGAAGAGCTTGAGGATCTCCCACCCCTCGGTGGACACGGAGGAGTAGGTGACCCTGGTGGCGCGCGTGCCGTCGTCGCGGACGATCTTGGCGGGCGGGAGGACGAGGAAGGTGAGCGCCGCGCCCAGGAGCATGAAGCCGATGAAGGCCCCGTAGGTGGCGTCGTTCACGCTGCCGGCGTCGGTGCGGCTGTAGTTGAAGGAGAAGGGGAGGAGCCCCCCCAGGACGCCGCCCAAGTTGAAGAGGCACCAGAAGAGCGAGATGTAGCTGCCCCGGCGGTTGGGCGGCGGGTACGAGGTCATGATGGCGCCCTGCGCCGCCCAGAGCAGGCCCGCGCCGGCGCCGAGGAGGGCGCCCGCCGTGATGGGGAACGTCTGGGACTTGTGGTGGTTGTAGTAGAGGAAGGAGGCGGCGTAGAGCGGGTAGGTGAGGGAGCCCAGGAGCAGCGTGAGGCGCGGGCCGAGCAGGTTGTGGGCGGCGCCGCCGAGGACGCCGAAGACGGCGAAGCAGGCGTAGAGCGCCGTGTTGGCGTTGTCGGCCGTGGTGTGGTCGAACTGCCCGCCTCCGCCCAGCCCGGACAGCGCGTTGAACATGCCCGGGCAGCAGAAGCACACCAGCCCGATCAGCGACACCTGGACCAGCGGTGAGTTGTACCGCAGGCCGGGAGGAGGCGGCGCCGTCGCCTCCGTCCCCTGCGGGGACCCGGCCTCCGGCAGCTCCGTCGACACGGCCATTTCGTCCCTCTGAACGGGCGGGCCGGCGAAGAGGAGTGAGGGCGGCAGCTGATGGGTGGAGACAAATCGGCGGTGGAAGACGATCGGCGGAGGTGGCGGTATTTATAGATGGGATCTTGGTGGCTCCTCTGTTTGATTCTGTTGCGAGAAGGGGGAGAAAGAGACGGCGACATTGAGGAGGAGCAGAGGGCGACATTTGGAGCATCATTAGTCAGTGATGATTGCATTTACTCAGTATATTTAGAAACTTATTTACTGCCAATTTATCAGTTTAGATATGTGCATCATCTTTAATGTGGATATTTATTTGGAAACTTATTTGGCGAACGTTTTTGCTGACAGTTTTTTCAGAGGCACATGACAATTTCTTTAGATATGCATGACAGTTTCTGAAAAGAAGAAAAATTTGCGACAAAAACAAGCAGAATTAGCCATCTCCTACCACCTAAAAATGCCTTAAGAAATTGTTCCCTTGTCACCCCCTCCCAGGAAACGTTCGCCGGTTAGTATTTCTAGAAAAAAAAAACCGGAACCActcaaattttggattttttttttgttttcattcATTCGTTTTGGTGTGGTGAAGGGGGAGGCGAACAAATATTGAAGGTAGGATTTGGTGACATTTGGTTTGGAGCATCATCGCCAATTGGAATACACACTGAATTAAATTTTGCAAGATATGTCATTCTATTTTCATAAGTTCTTATTACAAATCATCATGATCTGCATAACACATATACGAGTTGGAAGGAGATTTGTGTGCACACGAGATGAGCAGCAGAGATGAGAAGGGGTGAAAGATAGGAGAGTCGGATATGCCGACTTGAAGAATCACCAAACTACATATAGTAAACAATCACTTTTATTATTTTTCACAAGGGAAATTTAAAAAACAATGTAGGTCGATCATTGCCGCCCGCATTTTAACAATGGTTGCTATGTACTAAGAATTTTTTTCTGTGGGACTTGGCAGTCCTTTGCACTCAGTTTGTTCAACACACAAGTGGGTATAGCATATA
This window harbors:
- the LOC119352839 gene encoding UNC93-like protein 1 — protein: MAVSTELPEAGSPQGTEATAPPPPGLRYNSPLVQVSLIGLVCFCCPGMFNALSGLGGGGQFDHTTADNANTALYACFAVFGVLGGAAHNLLGPRLTLLLGSLTYPLYAASFLYYNHHKSQTFPITAGALLGAGAGLLWAAQGAIMTSYPPPNRRGSYISLFWCLFNLGGVLGGLLPFSFNYSRTDAGSVNDATYGAFIGFMLLGAALTFLVLPPAKIVRDDGTRATRVTYSSVSTEGWEILKLFTNWKMLLILPAAWASNFFYTYQFNNVNGLLFTLRTKGLNNVFYWGAQMIGSAGIGYFLDFGFASRRKRGLMGVAAVALLGTAIWAGGLANQLRYLDGEFPDKIDFKEGRRYAGPFLLYFSYGLMDAIFQSLIYWIIGALANDSQILSRYVGFYKGVQSAGAAVAWQVDTHKTSLLSQLIVNWGLCTVSYPLLAVLVLLAVKDEDYSVSNVDDGGKEKETKMAAPSSFH